From Amphritea atlantica, a single genomic window includes:
- a CDS encoding 4Fe-4S binding protein — protein MPFNAFLRTVLLFCLLLSSGLALAQVSETEIRTIFPKLTRIGDSLENPSVVPVYQLDQLLGYVFETNDLTNLPGFSGERINLLIGLDASGKIVKIKILNHHEPIFMHGLGEQPMVEFIRQYEGLTVDKRVIVDSRHSGQDQDGSATVYIDGVTKATVSVLVMNDTVLSAALQVARAYLEGFERPPTVTVREDVFQPYSWQQLQSSALLRHWTVSADQLQQGFPLALEDYQDPELRQALTESDLPGRYYYAYLNTPVTGKNILGEQEFERLLSVLRPGEHALLVASVGEYGFLEPEFRRGTVPSRLGMSQNGLPVDIRDLDFFDNTQPQLPADAPDFEELRVFRIKAQSGFDPSQPMHLTLDLDLPRNHLIRDQAQFEDSYQLPAELFDITVTEEVKPLPLWQRLWLDRWVQITGLVLTLLVVTATFIWQHRLSAHSRLFHRVRWGVMLFTLGFIGIYAQGQLSVVNIYTLLLQLVKGFDIEVFLLDPVLFVLWTYVFITLFLWGRGVFCGWLCPFGVLQEIAAKVGGLLKLKQVKIPPAMHQKLQKLKYLLLLVLLGSAFWSVSLAERLAELEPFKTAITLTFIRSWPFVVYALLLLVTGMFIHKFFCRYLCPLGAGLAVLGRFSLFRWLHRRAECGSPCQLCKVRCEIDSINRDGSVDYDECIQCMECIVILNNDDQCAIALSQNKQKAKAVRAQDAIPVQQV, from the coding sequence ATGCCATTTAATGCTTTTCTCAGAACAGTGTTGCTTTTCTGTCTGCTGCTTTCGAGCGGCTTAGCATTGGCACAGGTGTCTGAAACTGAGATCCGGACAATCTTTCCAAAATTGACCCGTATTGGCGACTCCCTGGAAAATCCCTCGGTCGTGCCTGTTTATCAGCTCGATCAGTTGTTAGGTTATGTCTTCGAAACCAATGATCTGACCAACCTTCCCGGCTTTTCGGGGGAACGGATCAATCTTCTGATCGGACTGGATGCCTCCGGTAAAATAGTGAAAATAAAAATACTCAATCACCATGAGCCGATTTTCATGCATGGTCTGGGCGAGCAGCCGATGGTTGAGTTTATCCGTCAGTATGAGGGATTGACGGTTGATAAACGGGTTATTGTGGATAGTCGTCATAGCGGGCAGGATCAGGACGGTTCCGCGACGGTCTATATCGATGGTGTCACCAAAGCCACCGTCTCAGTGCTGGTGATGAATGATACGGTGTTATCTGCCGCGCTGCAGGTCGCCCGTGCTTATCTTGAGGGTTTTGAGCGCCCGCCGACCGTTACCGTTAGAGAAGATGTTTTCCAGCCCTATAGCTGGCAGCAACTGCAGAGCAGTGCTTTGTTGCGCCACTGGACGGTATCTGCAGATCAGTTGCAGCAGGGCTTTCCGCTGGCGCTGGAGGATTATCAGGACCCGGAGCTACGGCAGGCACTGACGGAGTCTGATCTGCCGGGGCGTTATTATTATGCTTACCTGAACACCCCGGTGACCGGGAAAAATATACTGGGTGAACAGGAGTTTGAGCGTTTGTTGTCGGTATTGCGGCCCGGTGAGCATGCGCTGTTGGTCGCGTCAGTGGGGGAATATGGTTTTCTTGAGCCTGAGTTTCGCCGGGGCACGGTGCCCAGCCGACTAGGGATGTCTCAGAACGGTTTGCCAGTGGATATTCGCGATCTGGATTTCTTTGACAACACACAGCCGCAGCTACCGGCCGATGCCCCCGACTTTGAAGAGTTGCGGGTGTTCAGGATTAAAGCCCAGTCGGGCTTTGATCCTTCCCAGCCGATGCACCTGACGCTGGATCTTGATCTGCCGCGTAATCACCTTATCCGTGATCAGGCTCAGTTTGAGGACAGCTATCAACTGCCGGCTGAGTTGTTTGATATTACCGTGACAGAGGAGGTTAAACCCCTGCCGTTATGGCAGCGGTTATGGCTGGATCGCTGGGTGCAGATCACCGGTCTGGTGCTGACCCTGCTGGTGGTGACCGCCACGTTTATCTGGCAACACCGTTTATCAGCCCACAGTCGTTTATTTCACCGGGTTCGTTGGGGAGTGATGCTGTTTACGCTGGGCTTTATCGGGATCTACGCCCAGGGTCAGCTCTCGGTCGTTAATATATACACCCTGTTGCTGCAGCTGGTGAAAGGCTTTGATATAGAGGTGTTCCTGTTAGACCCGGTGCTTTTTGTGCTGTGGACCTATGTGTTTATTACACTGTTCCTCTGGGGGCGGGGGGTCTTCTGTGGCTGGCTCTGCCCCTTTGGTGTGCTGCAGGAGATTGCGGCGAAAGTGGGAGGTCTGTTGAAACTGAAGCAGGTAAAAATTCCTCCGGCAATGCATCAAAAGCTGCAAAAACTGAAGTATCTGTTGCTGCTGGTACTGCTGGGTAGCGCATTCTGGTCAGTCAGTCTGGCGGAACGACTGGCGGAACTTGAACCCTTCAAAACCGCAATCACCCTGACCTTTATCCGTAGCTGGCCTTTTGTTGTTTATGCGTTGCTGCTGTTAGTCACCGGAATGTTTATCCATAAGTTTTTCTGTCGCTATCTGTGTCCGCTGGGGGCCGGTTTGGCGGTGCTGGGCAGATTCAGTCTGTTCCGCTGGCTGCACCGCCGGGCTGAGTGCGGCAGTCCCTGCCAGTTATGCAAAGTACGTTGTGAAATCGACTCCATCAACCGCGACGGCAGTGTCGATTACGATGAATGTATTCAGTGCATGGAATGCATCGTTATTCTGAATAATGATGATCAGTGTGCCATTGCGCTTTCTCAGAATAAGCAGAAGGCTAAAGCGGTCCGGGCGCAGGACGCGATCCCTGTGCAGCAGGTTTAA
- a CDS encoding DUF2058 domain-containing protein — protein sequence MAGSLQDQLLKAGLANKQQANKAKAEKRKKTKQAKAVKKGEVFKDQEQLEREQAIAAAKEEKLERDRELNRQREDELTRRSIDASCLQMLQQNSVHMSAEGDVEYNFVDGTTIKKLYVTKTLQEQLAKGNLAIASGKSGYTLIPAGVADKISERRPELIISRQKVEEIDPDDPYADFQIPDDLMW from the coding sequence ATGGCAGGATCTTTACAGGATCAGCTTCTAAAAGCGGGTCTGGCAAACAAGCAACAGGCTAATAAAGCAAAAGCTGAGAAGCGCAAGAAAACCAAACAAGCAAAAGCCGTAAAGAAAGGCGAAGTCTTTAAGGATCAGGAACAGCTGGAGCGGGAACAGGCGATCGCCGCCGCAAAAGAGGAAAAACTCGAGCGAGACCGGGAGCTGAATCGTCAGCGGGAAGATGAACTCACCCGTCGCTCTATCGATGCTTCCTGCCTGCAGATGCTGCAGCAGAATAGCGTTCACATGTCCGCTGAGGGCGATGTTGAGTATAACTTCGTTGATGGAACGACCATCAAGAAGCTCTATGTCACCAAGACCCTGCAGGAACAACTGGCTAAAGGTAATCTGGCGATCGCTTCAGGTAAGAGCGGTTATACCCTGATTCCGGCAGGCGTTGCTGACAAGATAAGCGAGCGCCGCCCAGAGCTGATTATCAGTCGACAAAAGGTTGAAGAGATTGATCCGGATGACCCTTATGCTGACTTCCAGATCCCTGATGACCTCATGTGGTAG
- a CDS encoding TIGR00730 family Rossman fold protein, translating to MRIAVYCGASSGPAEGPYKSEARKLGNLMARQNIELVYGGSSIGLMGSVADGVLEAGGHVCGVMPQVLVDREQVHVGLSELHVVEDMHQRKAVMMELADAFIALPGGTGTLEELFEVWAWRQIGIHHKPFGLLNIEGYFDNLLAFIVHAADQEFIRDEYRDFLLVDNHPEGLLAQLSEKLKQV from the coding sequence ATGAGAATTGCGGTGTACTGTGGAGCCTCGTCCGGACCAGCAGAGGGGCCCTATAAAAGCGAAGCACGAAAGCTGGGTAACCTGATGGCCCGGCAGAATATTGAACTGGTGTATGGTGGTTCAAGCATCGGGCTGATGGGTAGCGTTGCCGATGGTGTGCTGGAAGCCGGTGGCCATGTGTGTGGTGTGATGCCTCAGGTGCTGGTTGACCGGGAGCAGGTACATGTGGGTCTGAGCGAGCTGCATGTCGTCGAGGATATGCATCAGCGAAAAGCGGTGATGATGGAGCTGGCGGATGCGTTTATTGCACTGCCCGGTGGCACCGGTACTCTGGAAGAGCTGTTTGAGGTCTGGGCCTGGCGGCAGATTGGTATTCATCATAAGCCGTTTGGTTTGTTGAACATTGAGGGGTACTTCGATAATCTTCTGGCTTTTATTGTCCATGCTGCGGATCAGGAGTTTATCCGGGATGAGTATCGGGACTTTTTGCTGGTCGATAATCATCCTGAGGGGCTGCTGGCTCAGCTGTCTGAGAAGCTGAAGCAGGTCTGA
- a CDS encoding DUF938 domain-containing protein gives MVIDTSGFIGFSLASARNCKPILKELAGLLRGDESVLEIGSGSGQHAVYFAEQLAGLAWQPSEIAPQLAVLQTNLEAHGGANISPPVLLDLRDESWGDSVSGVDLIFTANTLHIISWAEVISLFDRLDRVLKPGGRLVLYGPFRYNNAYTSDSNADFDRWLTARDPDSGIRDFEKVSSLALEAGLMLECDISMPANNQLLVWRQG, from the coding sequence ATGGTGATCGATACGAGTGGTTTTATCGGTTTTTCTCTGGCGTCGGCACGCAATTGCAAACCTATTTTAAAGGAGCTTGCCGGCTTGTTGAGAGGCGATGAGTCTGTTTTAGAGATCGGTAGTGGTAGCGGCCAGCATGCTGTTTATTTCGCTGAGCAGCTAGCGGGCCTCGCCTGGCAACCTTCTGAAATAGCGCCGCAGCTAGCGGTGTTGCAGACCAATCTTGAGGCTCATGGTGGCGCCAACATAAGTCCTCCGGTGCTTTTAGATCTGCGGGATGAAAGCTGGGGCGATAGCGTGTCTGGTGTTGATCTGATATTCACTGCCAATACGCTGCATATCATCAGTTGGGCTGAAGTCATTTCTCTGTTTGATCGCCTGGACAGGGTGCTTAAGCCCGGCGGCCGACTCGTTCTGTATGGCCCATTTCGGTATAACAATGCCTATACCAGTGATAGCAATGCCGACTTTGATCGTTGGCTGACAGCGCGTGATCCTGACAGCGGTATCCGTGATTTTGAAAAGGTCAGTTCGCTGGCGCTTGAGGCAGGATTGATGCTGGAGTGCGATATCAGTATGCCGGCTAATAATCAGTTGCTGGTCTGGAGGCAGGGATAA
- a CDS encoding HD domain-containing protein, producing the protein MTDIFSKIAKIYNEMGHHHYGEGVSQIEHSVQCARLAVEDGERSDMVVAALLHDIGHLIGEVKLGHGHFHHDHVGADFLSHYFPPGVTEPVRLHASAKRYLCTTEAGYIDSLSEASRHSLDHQGGLMTEDEITSFRAEPFYEQAIRLRRWDDEAKDEKLASTPFNSFSGYVEDVCGA; encoded by the coding sequence ATGACTGATATCTTTAGTAAGATCGCCAAGATCTATAACGAGATGGGCCATCATCATTATGGTGAGGGGGTCAGCCAGATTGAACATTCGGTGCAATGTGCCAGGCTGGCGGTAGAAGATGGTGAACGATCTGATATGGTTGTCGCTGCTTTGCTACATGATATAGGGCACTTGATTGGTGAGGTTAAACTGGGTCATGGTCATTTCCATCATGATCACGTCGGGGCTGATTTTCTCAGTCATTACTTCCCCCCTGGCGTCACTGAACCTGTGCGTCTGCACGCCAGTGCAAAGCGGTATCTGTGTACCACCGAGGCCGGTTATATTGATAGCCTTTCAGAGGCTTCGCGTCACTCTCTGGACCACCAGGGCGGTCTGATGACGGAAGATGAAATCACTTCTTTTCGGGCAGAGCCTTTTTATGAACAGGCGATACGTTTACGGCGCTGGGATGACGAAGCAAAAGACGAGAAGCTGGCATCGACACCGTTTAACAGCTTTAGTGGTTATGTCGAAGATGTGTGCGGTGCCTGA
- a CDS encoding cold-shock protein, with product MSTSTGTVKWFNADKGYGFIEQDNGPDVFVHFRAINSDGFKTLNEGQQVSFEVTDGQKGPQAENVTIL from the coding sequence ATGTCTACATCTACTGGTACCGTTAAATGGTTCAATGCCGATAAAGGCTATGGTTTTATCGAACAGGATAACGGTCCTGACGTATTCGTTCACTTCCGTGCTATCAACTCCGATGGTTTTAAGACTCTGAACGAAGGCCAGCAGGTCTCTTTCGAAGTAACTGATGGCCAGAAAGGTCCACAGGCTGAGAACGTTACTATCCTGTAA
- a CDS encoding flavodoxin family protein: protein MSDQVKVAVAYHSGYGHTEVLAQAVAAGAENAGAVAVTVSVADADTVNWDALAEADAIIFGSPTYMGSVSGQFKTFMDASSKVWAEGGWKDKLAAGFTNSSSQSGDKLNTLQQMSIYAAQQGMIWVSLGIMPGNNSSQGSTEDLNRLGSFLGAMAQSNADEGAEVTPPQSDRDTAQALGARVAAAAKRWKQ, encoded by the coding sequence ATGTCTGATCAGGTAAAAGTAGCAGTCGCTTATCATAGTGGGTACGGACACACTGAAGTGCTGGCCCAGGCAGTTGCGGCTGGCGCAGAAAATGCGGGTGCCGTAGCGGTAACAGTGTCTGTCGCGGATGCGGATACAGTGAACTGGGATGCACTGGCTGAAGCTGATGCCATTATCTTTGGCTCTCCAACCTATATGGGTTCCGTCAGCGGTCAGTTTAAAACCTTTATGGATGCCAGCTCAAAGGTATGGGCTGAAGGGGGCTGGAAAGATAAACTGGCGGCAGGTTTCACCAACTCCTCCAGTCAGAGTGGCGACAAACTCAATACACTGCAACAGATGTCTATCTATGCAGCGCAACAGGGAATGATCTGGGTTAGCCTGGGCATAATGCCCGGCAATAACAGCAGCCAGGGATCAACGGAAGACCTCAACCGTCTCGGTAGTTTTCTCGGCGCGATGGCGCAGAGCAATGCTGATGAAGGCGCAGAGGTTACACCGCCTCAGTCTGACAGAGATACCGCTCAGGCACTGGGTGCTCGGGTTGCAGCCGCAGCAAAACGCTGGAAACAGTAA
- a CDS encoding NAD(P)H-dependent oxidoreductase, giving the protein MKILALSGSTRAESFNRRLLDIAVAGARQAGAEVTVVDLGEYPMPLYNQDLEYSEGIPEAAVQLKRLMVEHQGLLIASPEYNGFPSPLLKNTFDWLSRKQAEHEPPMFAFQHKIAAVVSASPGAGGGTRGLTILRIYLQNLGIMTLPGQVSLGRARQAFREDGRLHNDQMQKAAESLGADLFDILQKQSDRFE; this is encoded by the coding sequence ATGAAGATACTGGCGTTATCAGGAAGTACCCGGGCGGAATCCTTCAACCGCAGATTACTTGACATTGCTGTGGCTGGTGCCCGGCAGGCCGGCGCTGAGGTAACGGTTGTGGACCTTGGTGAATATCCGATGCCTCTCTACAATCAGGATCTTGAATACAGCGAAGGCATTCCCGAAGCCGCTGTGCAATTGAAACGACTGATGGTAGAGCATCAGGGGTTGCTGATAGCTTCGCCTGAATACAATGGTTTTCCATCGCCGCTGCTAAAAAACACCTTTGACTGGCTCTCGCGTAAGCAGGCAGAGCACGAACCCCCCATGTTTGCTTTTCAGCACAAAATAGCGGCTGTGGTCTCGGCGTCTCCGGGGGCCGGTGGTGGAACCCGGGGGCTGACTATCTTGCGTATCTATCTTCAGAATCTGGGCATAATGACACTCCCCGGACAAGTTTCATTGGGGCGGGCGAGGCAGGCATTTCGCGAAGATGGCCGGCTGCACAATGATCAGATGCAGAAGGCTGCCGAGTCTTTAGGCGCTGACCTGTTCGATATTCTGCAAAAGCAATCTGACAGGTTCGAATGA
- the gcvH gene encoding glycine cleavage system protein GcvH has protein sequence MMSIPSNYCFASSHEWVLDNGDGTVTMGISDHAQELLGDVVFVELPEVGREVDAGEEFSLVESVKAASDIYSPVTGEVVAINEALEDQPETVNNAPYDGGWIVKIKLADASQLDGLLDAESYAATIAE, from the coding sequence ATTATGAGCATTCCATCTAACTACTGTTTTGCTTCAAGCCATGAATGGGTTCTGGATAATGGCGATGGTACCGTCACTATGGGTATTTCAGATCATGCACAGGAGCTTCTGGGCGATGTGGTTTTTGTTGAACTGCCGGAAGTGGGGCGTGAAGTCGATGCCGGAGAGGAGTTCTCACTGGTTGAATCAGTCAAAGCCGCTTCGGATATCTATTCACCGGTAACGGGTGAGGTCGTCGCGATCAATGAAGCGCTGGAAGATCAGCCTGAAACCGTGAATAACGCGCCTTACGATGGTGGCTGGATCGTTAAGATTAAACTGGCTGATGCATCTCAGCTGGATGGTTTGCTGGACGCCGAGTCCTATGCAGCTACGATTGCAGAATAG
- a CDS encoding LysR family transcriptional regulator — MREVNLRSVDLNLLVVLQRLLETRHVTRASELLNMSQPAVSRALQRLRDTFDDPLLVRTAHGFDLSARGADILPRLQVLLSGMEQLIAEPQFIPAEAEDVVRVYGLDLEVACFVSPLMKVLRSEAPKMRLEVRTEPRNHFELLERGDVHFSLTGMEPQQGEGQYRRLLIAQSGVVCMMAADHPLAAENLTLDAYLSASHGLVSMTGQGAGHIDQRLAQMNRKRHLALRLSNFMTAADFCETSDLLFYLPQIVAQRIALGRNIVLKPVPDELQSAPISFYLYWHERHHRDPMCRWIRQRILQVI, encoded by the coding sequence ATGCGTGAAGTGAATCTAAGGTCTGTTGATCTGAATCTGTTGGTGGTATTGCAGCGATTGCTGGAAACCCGGCATGTTACCCGTGCTTCAGAGCTGTTGAATATGAGTCAGCCTGCGGTCAGCCGTGCATTGCAGCGGTTGCGGGACACCTTCGATGATCCGTTGCTGGTGAGAACGGCTCACGGCTTTGATCTGAGTGCCCGGGGGGCTGATATTCTCCCCCGGTTACAGGTGCTTCTCAGTGGCATGGAGCAGCTTATTGCTGAGCCGCAATTTATTCCTGCCGAAGCGGAAGATGTGGTGCGGGTCTATGGGCTCGATCTGGAAGTGGCGTGTTTTGTCTCGCCATTGATGAAAGTGCTGCGCTCGGAGGCCCCGAAAATGCGTCTGGAGGTGCGTACCGAGCCGCGTAATCATTTTGAACTGCTGGAAAGAGGCGATGTTCATTTCAGTCTGACCGGCATGGAGCCGCAACAGGGTGAGGGCCAGTACCGCCGTCTGCTGATCGCACAGTCGGGGGTTGTGTGTATGATGGCTGCGGATCATCCACTGGCAGCGGAAAACCTGACACTCGATGCGTATCTCTCAGCCAGTCATGGGTTAGTCTCAATGACAGGGCAGGGGGCGGGACATATTGATCAGCGGTTGGCTCAGATGAACCGTAAACGGCATCTGGCGCTGCGCCTGTCCAACTTTATGACGGCCGCGGATTTTTGTGAAACCTCAGATCTGTTGTTCTATCTGCCACAGATCGTTGCTCAGCGAATCGCTCTGGGGCGCAATATTGTTCTCAAACCGGTCCCCGACGAACTGCAGTCTGCACCAATCAGTTTTTATCTTTACTGGCATGAGCGGCATCACCGTGACCCGATGTGCCGCTGGATCCGGCAACGGATTCTACAGGTGATCTGA
- the gcvP gene encoding aminomethyl-transferring glycine dehydrogenase, translated as MATDISTPVASLSTLQQTKEFTRRHIGPDTHQTAAMLAELGLGSIEELMAQTVPDSIRLDDALAMEGALSEADALAMLRSLADQNKVNRSYIGMGYHNTLVPNVILRNVMENPGWYTAYTPYQPEISQGRLEALLNYQQVVMDLTGMDLANASLLDEATAAAEAMTLCKRSNRKKSDTFFVADDVHPQTIDVIRTRAEYFGFDIVVGNPLTDLEGCDAFGVQLQYPGSYGDITDIKTLIEKAKGQQAMVSVAADPLALVLLKSPGELGADVVLGSSQRLGVPMGFGGPHAAFFAASEKLKRSVPGRIIGVSIDANGNQALRMAMQTREQHIRREKATSNICTAQALLANMASFYCVYHGPEGLKTIAERVHRLTAILANGLNAKGVTVNDSYFDTLTLTLPETAAEVYQRALDAGCNLRQTAADKLGISLDETTRPADIADLFDIVLGEGHGLSVADLDAEIVAGAATGITAEMRRADAILSHPTFNSYHSETDMLRYMKKLENKDYSLVHGMIPLGSCTMKLNATSEMVPVTWPEFSSIHPFAPADQVQGYHEMLRQLEQQLVEITGYDKVSLQPNSGASGEYAGLLAIRKYQESVGEGHRNVCLIPSSAHGTNPASAAMMDMKIIVTRCDDKGNVDVADLRAQAELHKDNLSCLMITYPSTHGVYEEDIVEICNIIHKNGGQVYMDGANMNAQVGISKPGLIGSDVSHLNLHKTFAIPHGGGGPGMGPIGVKSHLAPFLASHKVTPVEGLNPDNGAVAATPYGSASILPITWMYNLMLGKSGLKRSTQIAILNANYMAEKLSGHYPILYRGRNNKVAHECIVDIRPLKEESGVTEEDIAKRLMDYGFHAPTMSFPVAGTLMIEPTESESRVEIDRFIDAMIKIKAEIDQVKSGIWPADNNPLCRAPHTQADIMVDEWERPYSREEAVFPSQATRENKFWPTANRIDNVYGDRNFICSCPAIETYMED; from the coding sequence ATGGCTACTGATATATCTACTCCTGTTGCTTCCCTGAGCACGCTTCAGCAGACGAAAGAGTTTACCCGGCGACATATAGGTCCGGACACCCATCAGACCGCGGCGATGCTGGCTGAGCTGGGCCTGGGTTCGATTGAGGAGCTGATGGCTCAGACCGTGCCTGACTCAATCCGGCTGGATGATGCGCTGGCGATGGAAGGTGCGCTGTCTGAAGCGGATGCGCTGGCAATGCTGCGCAGCCTCGCTGATCAGAACAAGGTGAACCGCTCCTATATCGGTATGGGCTATCACAATACCCTGGTACCCAATGTGATTCTGCGTAACGTTATGGAAAATCCGGGCTGGTATACCGCCTATACGCCATATCAGCCGGAGATCTCTCAGGGCCGTCTGGAAGCATTGCTGAACTACCAGCAGGTGGTAATGGATCTGACCGGTATGGATCTGGCCAATGCCTCATTGCTGGATGAAGCGACGGCAGCGGCTGAAGCGATGACCCTGTGTAAGCGTTCCAACCGTAAAAAAAGCGATACCTTTTTTGTCGCGGATGATGTCCATCCCCAGACAATCGATGTGATCAGAACCCGGGCAGAATATTTTGGTTTTGACATTGTTGTTGGCAACCCACTGACGGATCTGGAGGGTTGTGATGCCTTTGGTGTCCAGCTGCAATATCCGGGCAGCTATGGGGATATTACCGATATCAAAACACTGATCGAAAAAGCCAAGGGACAGCAGGCGATGGTTTCTGTTGCTGCTGATCCGTTAGCGCTGGTGCTGCTGAAATCCCCCGGTGAGCTGGGTGCGGATGTCGTATTGGGGTCATCTCAGCGTTTGGGTGTGCCAATGGGTTTTGGTGGCCCGCATGCCGCGTTCTTTGCTGCCAGTGAAAAACTGAAGCGCTCGGTGCCCGGGCGGATTATAGGTGTCTCTATCGATGCCAACGGTAACCAGGCGCTGCGGATGGCGATGCAGACCCGCGAACAACATATCCGTCGTGAGAAGGCGACCTCTAATATCTGCACCGCTCAGGCGCTGCTGGCAAATATGGCTTCCTTCTACTGTGTGTATCATGGTCCTGAAGGCCTTAAAACCATCGCCGAGCGGGTGCATCGTCTGACTGCCATTCTGGCTAATGGTCTGAACGCCAAAGGGGTTACGGTTAACGATAGTTATTTTGATACCCTGACGCTAACCCTGCCGGAAACCGCTGCCGAGGTCTATCAGCGCGCGCTGGATGCCGGTTGTAACCTGCGTCAGACCGCTGCAGATAAGCTGGGTATATCGCTGGATGAAACCACCCGTCCGGCGGATATCGCCGATCTGTTTGATATTGTTCTGGGTGAGGGTCATGGGCTGTCGGTTGCTGATTTGGACGCAGAGATCGTCGCGGGTGCTGCAACGGGTATTACCGCTGAGATGCGTCGTGCCGATGCCATTCTGAGTCACCCGACGTTTAACAGCTATCACAGCGAAACCGATATGCTGCGGTATATGAAAAAGCTGGAGAACAAGGATTACTCGCTGGTGCACGGCATGATTCCGCTTGGCTCCTGCACCATGAAGCTGAATGCGACCTCCGAGATGGTTCCGGTCACCTGGCCTGAATTTTCCAGTATTCACCCCTTCGCACCGGCAGATCAGGTGCAGGGCTACCACGAGATGCTTCGCCAGCTGGAGCAGCAACTGGTGGAGATCACCGGTTATGATAAGGTCTCTCTGCAGCCAAACTCGGGTGCCTCCGGGGAGTATGCCGGTTTGCTGGCAATCCGTAAGTATCAGGAGTCTGTCGGTGAAGGGCATCGCAATGTCTGTCTGATACCATCCTCTGCTCACGGGACGAATCCGGCTTCGGCTGCGATGATGGATATGAAGATTATCGTTACCCGCTGTGACGATAAGGGTAACGTCGATGTTGCTGATCTGCGTGCGCAGGCCGAGTTGCATAAAGACAACCTGTCCTGCCTGATGATCACCTACCCATCCACCCACGGGGTGTATGAGGAGGATATCGTCGAGATCTGTAACATCATCCACAAAAACGGTGGTCAGGTGTATATGGATGGTGCCAACATGAATGCTCAGGTGGGGATCTCTAAGCCGGGCCTGATCGGCTCTGACGTGTCTCACCTTAATCTGCATAAAACGTTCGCTATTCCCCATGGCGGCGGTGGCCCGGGTATGGGCCCCATCGGTGTTAAGAGTCACCTGGCGCCGTTCCTCGCCAGCCATAAAGTCACTCCGGTAGAGGGCCTCAACCCTGACAACGGAGCCGTAGCCGCAACCCCTTATGGTTCGGCGTCTATCCTGCCGATTACCTGGATGTATAACCTGATGCTGGGCAAGTCAGGCCTGAAACGTTCAACGCAGATAGCGATTCTCAATGCTAACTATATGGCGGAGAAACTGTCAGGGCACTATCCGATTCTCTATCGGGGCCGCAACAACAAAGTGGCCCATGAATGCATCGTCGATATTCGTCCGCTTAAGGAGGAATCCGGTGTAACCGAAGAGGATATTGCCAAGCGACTGATGGATTATGGTTTCCATGCCCCGACCATGTCGTTTCCGGTCGCCGGCACTCTGATGATTGAGCCGACCGAATCTGAGTCCAGGGTCGAGATTGATCGTTTTATCGATGCGATGATAAAGATTAAGGCGGAGATCGATCAAGTGAAGAGTGGCATCTGGCCTGCAGATAACAACCCCTTATGCCGGGCGCCACATACTCAGGCGGATATTATGGTTGATGAGTGGGAGCGTCCCTATTCACGGGAAGAGGCTGTATTTCCGAGTCAGGCAACCCGGGAGAACAAGTTCTGGCCAACCGCAAACCGTATCGACAATGTCTACGGTGACCGCAACTTTATCTGCTCCTGTCCTGCTATCGAAACCTATATGGAAGACTGA
- a CDS encoding acyl-CoA thioesterase — protein MSKMPEGRPSLRTIAMPGDANPDGDIFGGWIMAQMDLASGSFASQEIKCRVVTVAVDAMTFHKPVNIGDDVSCFCKMVRYGNTSLVVHVETWVQRHHSELIEKVTEASFTFVAIGSDGRPKQINRTST, from the coding sequence ATGTCAAAAATGCCGGAAGGTCGGCCTTCACTCAGAACCATTGCAATGCCGGGAGATGCAAATCCGGACGGTGATATCTTCGGCGGCTGGATTATGGCGCAGATGGATCTGGCCAGTGGCAGCTTTGCTTCACAGGAGATAAAGTGCCGGGTTGTGACTGTGGCGGTTGATGCGATGACTTTCCATAAGCCGGTTAATATCGGTGATGATGTCAGTTGTTTCTGTAAAATGGTCCGCTACGGTAATACGTCACTGGTGGTTCATGTGGAAACCTGGGTGCAACGGCACCATAGTGAGTTGATAGAAAAGGTGACAGAGGCCAGTTTTACCTTTGTGGCGATCGGTAGCGATGGGCGTCCAAAGCAGATTAACCGCACGAGTACATAA